A genomic segment from bacterium encodes:
- a CDS encoding membrane dipeptidase, translating to MPRAGPTLTPDEARTLHHEALVVDSQQPPATTGFLFTDRMRAAVADLHARKMARDEAQPLLVDLAVQELLSSSAAREQYLEFWHASGVTVACGTYSGAHRISEAYETANRRLAQAHAVMEALDGDLVLCRTAADIERTHAARRHGLILDFQNTTPYADALDRINHFHNLGVRMVQLTYNLRNLAGDGCTEAYQGGLSHFGREVVRRLNDLRTLVDVSHCSEQVGWDALGVSAAPVIVSHSASKAVCYHDRGKTDELARAIADRGGYFGVVVIPGFISDKKEPGLDDFAAHIEHLVDVCGIDHVGIGTDKAGPGPGTESMIVYPPDMPKRRAGTFGWDGFRAVEHRLTADYHLNGFEDFRDWPNLTVCLAQHGFSETELRKLLGLNFLRVFRDVVG from the coding sequence ATGCCGCGCGCCGGGCCCACGCTGACCCCCGACGAAGCGCGAACGCTCCATCACGAAGCCCTGGTCGTCGACAGCCAGCAGCCGCCCGCCACGACGGGCTTCCTGTTCACGGACCGGATGCGCGCGGCGGTCGCGGACCTGCACGCGCGCAAGATGGCCCGCGACGAGGCGCAGCCGCTGCTCGTCGACCTGGCGGTGCAGGAACTCTTGTCCTCGTCGGCGGCGCGCGAGCAGTATCTCGAATTCTGGCACGCCTCCGGCGTCACGGTGGCCTGCGGCACGTATTCGGGCGCGCACCGAATCAGCGAGGCCTACGAGACGGCGAACCGCCGGCTCGCCCAGGCCCACGCCGTCATGGAGGCGCTCGACGGCGACCTCGTGCTGTGCCGCACCGCCGCCGACATCGAGCGGACGCACGCGGCCCGCAGGCACGGCCTCATCCTGGACTTTCAGAACACGACGCCCTACGCGGACGCCCTGGACCGGATCAATCACTTCCACAACCTCGGCGTGCGCATGGTGCAGCTGACCTACAATCTCCGCAACCTCGCCGGCGACGGCTGCACGGAAGCGTACCAGGGCGGCCTCTCGCATTTCGGGCGCGAGGTGGTGCGGCGGCTCAACGATCTTCGCACGCTCGTGGATGTGAGCCACTGCAGCGAACAGGTCGGCTGGGACGCCCTCGGCGTCTCGGCGGCGCCGGTCATCGTCTCGCACTCCGCGAGCAAGGCCGTCTGCTACCACGATCGGGGTAAGACCGACGAGCTCGCGCGGGCGATCGCCGACCGCGGGGGCTACTTCGGCGTGGTCGTCATCCCGGGCTTCATCTCCGACAAGAAGGAGCCGGGCCTCGATGACTTCGCCGCGCACATCGAGCACCTCGTCGACGTCTGCGGCATCGATCACGTCGGCATCGGCACCGACAAGGCCGGGCCGGGACCCGGGACGGAGTCGATGATTGTCTATCCGCCCGACATGCCGAAACGCCGGGCCGGCACCTTCGGCTGGGACGGTTTCCGCGCGGTGGAGCACCGCCTGACGGCCGACTACCATCTCAACGGGTTCGAAGACTTTCGCGATTGGCCGAACCTCACCGTGTGCCTGGCGCAGCACGGGTTCAGCGAGACGGAGCTGCGCAAACTGCTGGGGCTCAACTTCCTGCGGGTATTCCGGGACGTTGTC